GAGCCCTAGGACGCCGTCGAGGTGAGCCACGGTTTTGCAACATAATATAGGAACGTTGCAGgcagctttgagccaaatttcaaacttctgtgctGCAGTGGGAGACATTTACGGAGTTTCCAAAAAGAATACTTTAAATTGTGTTACGCAGTGTAGTATGCAAGAGGTACTTGCACCTTATCAAAAGTATAATGACGTAGCAAACTTCCAACTATGTTGCTCCTAACCCTGGTGAATAATAAATTGGTGACGTTTATTTCTACTTTTCCAGCGTAGTGCAGAAGGATTCCGAAAGCTGCTCAACTGGATTGCTGCTGAATATCCAGGCTACCCGATTATCGTGACAGCGAATGGACTGCCAGACTCTGGAGGTGTTAACGACCAGAACAGAATTTATACTTACACAGTAAGATCAGCTAGATTACCTAAGACAAGAATTGCGTTAAATTCCAACCGCAAGAAGATGCATGTATTGACAAACCAAATTTTCCTGTTGCAGAGATTTTTGACGGCGTTGCTTCAGGCTGTCAACACGGATGGAGTTCCAGTAGTTGGTTATCATGCTTGGAGCCTTATGGACAGCTTCGAATGGAACTACAGATTCGAGTGAGTTTTTTAACAGTGTAACTGCTCTCTGCCTTCACTCATGATGGAAATTTGAGTTTGCCCaagtggttaaaatggttcaaatggctctgagcactatgggacttaacttctaaggtcatcagtcccctagaacttagaactacttaaacctaaataacctaaggacatcacacaggcgTTTTACAACATTCCGTGtatgttttgtgtgtatgtgtgtgtgtgtgtgtgtgagagagagagagagagagagagagagagagagagagagagagagagagaggaggaggaggagattagtgtttaacgtcccgtcgacaacgaggtcattagagacgaagcgcaagctcgggttagggaaggatggggaatgaaatcggccgtgccctttcaaaggaaccatcccggcatttgcctgaagcgatttagggaaatcacggaaaacctaaatcaggttggccggagacgggattgaaccgtcgtcctcccgaggcaggattcgaacctacgaccgtagcggtcgtgcggttccagactgtagcgcctttaaccgctcggccactacggccggccggagCAGTTTACAGCTAAATGCCACATCGAATATTAGTTTCTTTAATGTGTTTCTACATTTAGACACAACGAAATCGCATAAGGGGTCAATAACGTAGGAATTATCTGTAACTGAATGTGAGAAATGATACTTGAAAGACCATTAATCTATACACAGTGACTTGTTTTCACTTTTCCTTTGTAGAAGGTTAACAACTAGAAGAGAAGGTAAATTCGTCTTCCGCCAAGCTATTGCATACATGTCAGCCTCatctttttcttataattttttttaattcgacGTGTGTGGTTGTTACTCTGTTCATCCAGAAAATGTTCAAAGAATATATACAATACTTTTTCGAACCTGATATAATTTTTTTCGGTTTTCAGAGTAAAACGCGGGCTGTATGAAGTTGACTTTGAAAGTGCAAACAAAACCAGAACGCCGAAAGCATCGTTGGCCTTCATGTCGCAGATCTACAAGAGCAGAGAACTGCCCCTGGAGCACTTCCAATAGACGTTTCCGGAGTCGCTACTGCAGCTTGCGAAGATTCATATTTTATGTACTCTGTCTTCAGTAAATACAGTACTATCATCAATCTGTACAAGATCAGGACCTGTGGTTTTTTCCTTATACGATATAATTATTATATGACTGGACAACTTGATTGAGCATTTCGAAAAGCATTCTGATCTGAGATTTGTGTAATACTAGAGTTATACCCaccgaaattattttattttggttattttatttacttatttggccATCAGGtcttctcttacatcggaccagggtttcaaACAATTAATTTTTTAGATCATACTTGcctaagaaataataattttaatatcgCAAATTGTATTGAAATGATCTGAGCATCTATAGAGACCAATGAGAATCACGAAATCCTTTATATCTTCTCTAGGTGCGTAAAATTTTATGTGGTGCACATACTTTTCTCCTAGTCAATGGATCGCAAGGTGCTGCCTTTCAGTCTCACGTCAATCAGTGAGTATTATATAGTATTTGTCACGTCTCTTGAGTCTATGCGTGGAAAATAGTGTAATATATCTGTGGTCAGTATTGAAAACGTCCTCGACCCCTGATTAGAACCCCGCACTGCTTAAATTAcgaataaaaatcaacagcaatAGCAGTCAGTGATAGTATTTGTATTTGTCACGTCTCTTGCGTCTGTGTGTGGCCAATACTGTAGTATATGGTTAGGGGTAGGGCttttgatcagtaatcaaaacgtcctcggcccCAGATTCGAGCCAtgcactgcttaaattctgaataaaaatcaacagcaatagcagcagaagacttccggcataagaagtcactctcatcctgccaacg
The genomic region above belongs to Schistocerca americana isolate TAMUIC-IGC-003095 chromosome 7, iqSchAmer2.1, whole genome shotgun sequence and contains:
- the LOC124622769 gene encoding myrosinase 1-like, which translates into the protein MVEREMGDVGGMEVHVLVGIFAHPIFTNEGDYPAVVRQRVDANSAAEARPRSRLPTFTQEEIDYIRGSADFFGVNNFRTGYVSPSDIGISPSKAKDTGVIVGTGERSAEGFRKLLNWIAAEYPGYPIIVTANGLPDSGGVNDQNRIYTYTRFLTALLQAVNTDGVPVVGYHAWSLMDSFEWNYRFEVKRGLYEVDFESANKTRTPKASLAFMSQIYKSRELPLEHFQ